A region from the Deinococcus ruber genome encodes:
- a CDS encoding DUF4127 family protein yields the protein MTRVLLIPPDTRPPTLDHPVQLARMAGAEVRTPPPEALPFFHTPGDTAALAGWLEQEAAHADTLIVCLETLTLGGMIPARRVDDSLEVALERLTLLERLHAAHPQLSILAFGVVVRVAHDNDPHEEKPYYGEWGAALRAYSTARDRSERHGAAERPALDAAREALPAHILADWIGTRERNHRLHLRALDLLATGTLAHLCLTLDDTSEYGLAALDRRALEARADALGVWERFDCYPGADEVPATLVARALLPHESRVYVRYSGTLGAAAGLIYEDRPAGELIRAHLRAARCHPVTRPEDAEFVLAVNTPGVRQANVQPDYGTVDTPQRHLPAFLDDLRADLAAGRVVSVADIAYPNGAERRLWHLMQPLPLASLAGYAAWNTAGNTLGSAIAFGRLAPLISTPERRRIQTQALFARFVDDALYQSFVRAEVRSHLHQPSPYDLAEQRSDAETHLNDLLTPQAQALWARHFASSALELHWGRPRLAWPRLFTGEFPFEVEEGVGSGK from the coding sequence ATGACCAGAGTGCTGCTGATTCCGCCCGATACCCGCCCGCCCACGCTCGACCACCCGGTTCAGCTTGCCCGCATGGCCGGGGCAGAGGTGCGGACACCGCCGCCGGAAGCGCTGCCGTTCTTCCATACCCCCGGCGACACGGCGGCGCTGGCCGGGTGGCTGGAGCAGGAAGCCGCGCACGCCGACACGCTGATCGTCTGCCTGGAAACCCTGACGCTGGGCGGTATGATTCCGGCCCGGCGCGTGGACGACTCGCTGGAGGTGGCCCTGGAGCGGCTGACGCTGCTGGAACGGCTGCACGCCGCGCACCCACAGCTCTCCATCCTGGCGTTCGGGGTGGTGGTGCGGGTGGCCCACGACAACGATCCGCACGAGGAAAAACCGTATTACGGCGAGTGGGGCGCGGCGCTGCGGGCCTACAGCACCGCCCGCGACCGCTCCGAACGGCACGGCGCAGCAGAACGCCCGGCCCTCGACGCTGCCCGCGAAGCCCTGCCCGCGCACATTCTGGCCGACTGGATCGGCACCCGGGAGCGCAACCACCGGCTACACCTGCGGGCGCTCGACCTGCTGGCAACCGGCACGCTGGCCCACCTGTGCCTGACGCTCGACGACACCAGCGAATACGGTCTGGCCGCGCTGGATCGCCGCGCTCTGGAGGCCCGCGCCGACGCGCTGGGCGTGTGGGAGCGCTTTGACTGCTATCCGGGGGCCGACGAGGTGCCCGCCACCCTGGTGGCCCGCGCCCTGCTGCCGCACGAATCGCGGGTCTACGTGCGCTACAGCGGCACGCTCGGCGCGGCGGCAGGCCTGATCTACGAAGACCGTCCCGCTGGAGAACTGATCCGCGCTCATCTGCGGGCCGCCCGCTGCCACCCGGTCACACGCCCGGAAGACGCCGAGTTCGTCCTGGCGGTCAATACGCCGGGCGTGCGGCAGGCCAACGTTCAGCCGGATTACGGCACCGTCGATACTCCGCAGCGCCATCTGCCCGCCTTTCTCGACGACCTGCGGGCCGATCTGGCAGCGGGGCGGGTCGTGAGTGTCGCTGACATCGCGTACCCGAACGGGGCAGAGCGCCGATTGTGGCATCTGATGCAGCCGCTTCCGCTGGCGTCCCTCGCCGGATACGCCGCCTGGAACACCGCTGGAAATACCCTGGGATCGGCCATCGCGTTTGGACGGCTGGCCCCGCTCATCAGCACTCCGGAACGGCGGCGAATTCAGACACAGGCGCTGTTTGCCCGCTTCGTAGACGACGCGCTGTATCAGTCGTTCGTGCGGGCCGAGGTTCGCAGCCACCTGCATCAGCCCTCGCCCTACGATCTGGCCGAGCAGCGCTCCGACGCCGAAACACATCTGAACGACCTGCTGACGCCGCAGGCGCAGGCGCTGTGGGCACGCCACTTCGCCAGCAGCGCCCTGGAGCTGCACTGGGGCCGCCCCCGGCTCGCCTGGCCGCGCCTGTTTACCGGAGAATTTCCCTTCGAGGTGGAAGAGGGAGTGGGAAGTGGGAAGTAG
- a CDS encoding carbohydrate ABC transporter permease produces the protein MTVQLSAAQMKRRRQTRTRLLNALAYAVLIIIALITLYPFYWTFITSLESTGNIYDAKLLPANLSARNYAAVFTGTTVPFWRMAVNSLVICTAGVSLTVLLASLAAYPLAKMRFPGQNALFVAILTLMVLPNEAGLIVNYITTVKLGLLQIHSGPLGAALNMISQYAAIVLPSLASIVGLFLIRQAYMGVPTELIEAARIDGAKELTIWRRVMLPLALPTIVAFAILEFVAFWNSFLWARILPIDEDMLPLSAGLLNLSGQFSTNSRAVMAGAVLTVLPILVVFMFGQRYFMRGLEGAVKG, from the coding sequence ATGACCGTCCAGCTCAGCGCTGCCCAGATGAAACGCCGCCGCCAGACGCGTACCCGGCTGCTGAATGCCCTCGCCTACGCCGTCCTGATCATCATCGCGCTCATCACGCTGTACCCGTTCTACTGGACGTTTATTACCAGTCTGGAGAGCACCGGCAACATCTACGACGCCAAGCTGCTGCCCGCCAACCTGAGCGCCCGCAACTACGCGGCGGTGTTTACCGGCACCACTGTTCCCTTCTGGCGCATGGCGGTGAACAGTCTCGTGATCTGCACGGCTGGGGTGAGCCTGACGGTGCTGCTGGCATCTCTGGCCGCGTACCCGCTCGCCAAGATGCGCTTTCCGGGGCAGAACGCGCTGTTCGTGGCGATCCTGACGCTGATGGTGCTGCCCAACGAGGCGGGCCTGATCGTCAATTACATCACGACGGTGAAGCTCGGTCTGCTCCAGATTCACAGCGGGCCGCTGGGCGCAGCGCTGAATATGATCAGCCAGTATGCCGCCATCGTGCTGCCGAGTCTGGCGAGCATCGTGGGCCTGTTTCTGATCCGGCAGGCGTATATGGGCGTGCCCACCGAGCTGATCGAGGCCGCCCGCATCGACGGGGCAAAAGAGTTGACCATCTGGCGGCGGGTGATGCTGCCGCTGGCCCTGCCGACCATCGTGGCGTTTGCCATTCTGGAATTCGTGGCGTTCTGGAACAGCTTCCTGTGGGCACGCATCCTGCCCATCGACGAAGACATGCTGCCGCTGTCGGCGGGCCTGCTCAATCTCAGCGGGCAGTTCAGCACCAACTCGCGGGCGGTCATGGCGGGCGCGGTGCTCACGGTGCTGCCGATTCTGGTGGTGTTCATGTTCGGCCAGCGCTACTTCATGCGCGGGCTGGAAGGAGCGGTGAAAGGATGA
- a CDS encoding FAD-dependent oxidoreductase, whose protein sequence is MTASSINLPVKVLERGWDVIVCGGGTAGTIAGIAAARAGASVLVVEALGSVGGSGTNAQVTPLMRNVSAGVNLNRGLTDELKRRLNERGDGGTDANGNDNWFNPEGMKYVLERMLLESGAELLYHTHVVAPVMEGERIAGIIVHNKGGLQQLRAAVFIDATGDADLAVLAGVPTYSGDDDGIHQAMSLRFALAGVDLARLNAFLGPLGQGSSDPAFLHFWMVWEKGSRLEPLFHEAVSRGTLLERDGDYFQAFSVPGRPNELSFNCPRIRADLNDGTDPWTLTGAQIDGREGIERLIAFCRESLPGCEAAYLGAYAPMVGIRETRRIQGDYLLTLDDILECRTFPDAVCRNHYPVDIHTVRAREKLQHTRTGDAPYFRPDAYHEIPYRALLPVGVQNLLVPGRSASATFEAQSAIRVQQNCHSMGEAAGLAAAIAAHLHGGDVRALDAGELRLRLRALGANV, encoded by the coding sequence ATGACGGCTTCTAGCATCAATCTACCCGTGAAGGTGCTGGAGCGCGGCTGGGACGTGATCGTGTGCGGGGGCGGCACGGCGGGCACCATCGCGGGCATTGCCGCCGCCCGTGCCGGAGCGAGCGTGCTGGTGGTCGAGGCGCTGGGCAGCGTGGGCGGCAGCGGCACCAACGCGCAGGTCACGCCGCTGATGCGGAACGTCTCGGCGGGCGTGAATCTGAACCGGGGGCTGACCGACGAACTCAAACGCCGCCTGAACGAGCGGGGCGACGGCGGCACAGACGCGAACGGCAACGACAACTGGTTTAACCCCGAAGGCATGAAATACGTGCTGGAACGCATGCTGCTGGAAAGCGGCGCGGAGCTGCTGTACCACACGCACGTCGTCGCCCCAGTGATGGAAGGCGAGCGGATCGCGGGGATCATCGTTCACAACAAGGGCGGGTTGCAGCAGCTCCGCGCCGCCGTGTTCATCGACGCCACCGGAGACGCCGACCTCGCGGTGCTGGCGGGCGTGCCCACTTATTCGGGCGACGACGACGGCATTCATCAGGCGATGAGCCTGCGCTTTGCCCTCGCCGGAGTCGATCTGGCGCGGCTGAACGCCTTTCTGGGGCCGCTGGGCCAGGGCAGCAGCGACCCGGCCTTTCTGCATTTCTGGATGGTCTGGGAGAAGGGCAGCCGCCTGGAGCCGCTCTTTCATGAAGCGGTGTCTCGGGGCACGCTGCTGGAGCGCGACGGCGATTATTTTCAGGCGTTCAGCGTGCCGGGCCGCCCCAACGAACTCAGTTTCAACTGCCCGCGCATCCGGGCCGATCTGAACGACGGAACCGATCCCTGGACGCTGACGGGCGCTCAAATCGACGGCAGAGAGGGCATCGAGCGCCTGATCGCCTTCTGCCGCGAGAGCCTGCCGGGGTGCGAAGCCGCGTATCTGGGAGCGTATGCGCCGATGGTCGGCATCCGCGAGACGCGCCGCATTCAGGGCGATTACCTGCTGACGCTCGACGACATTCTGGAATGCCGCACCTTCCCCGACGCGGTGTGCCGCAACCATTATCCGGTCGATATCCATACGGTGCGTGCCCGCGAGAAGCTCCAGCACACCCGCACCGGAGACGCGCCGTATTTTCGCCCCGACGCTTACCACGAAATTCCGTACCGCGCCCTGCTGCCTGTCGGCGTTCAGAATCTGCTGGTGCCGGGCCGCAGTGCCAGCGCCACTTTCGAGGCGCAGTCGGCCATCCGGGTGCAGCAGAACTGTCACAGCATGGGCGAGGCCGCCGGGCTGGCTGCCGCCATCGCCGCGCACCTGCACGGGGGCGACGTGCGGGCGCTGGACGCGGGCGAGTTGCGGCTGCGGCTGCGGGCGCTGGGCGCGAACGTATGA
- a CDS encoding carbohydrate ABC transporter permease: protein MIGSKPAAPPTTQERTQPRFSLRTTLLAYAFLLPFLLLLGLYHTWPVLFGTYLAFTDYNIISPPRFVGLHNFQLLLHDDQFWSGVVNSLKYLLVVPVLQLLSIGLALLVNRPLPGIGFFRTAYYVPVVTSFAVVGLIWTWMYQQDGPVTFLLQHLGLMKDPHSLLNDPGSALYAVMFVTLWKGIGYYMVLYLAGLQGIPKDHEEAAMIDGASRWQVFWHITLPALRPTVLVCSLLSTISAIKVFEEIYVMTQGGPVGSTYTALFFTYSRAFQDFRYGYAAAAGLVIAVISLIFGAVNFRLTRGGRSDA from the coding sequence GTGATCGGAAGCAAGCCCGCCGCCCCGCCAACCACCCAGGAGCGCACCCAGCCGCGTTTCAGCCTGCGGACCACGCTGCTGGCCTACGCCTTCCTGCTGCCGTTTCTGCTGCTGCTGGGCCTGTACCACACCTGGCCGGTGCTGTTCGGCACGTATCTGGCGTTCACCGACTACAACATCATCAGCCCGCCCAGGTTCGTGGGGCTGCACAACTTCCAGCTGCTGCTGCACGACGATCAGTTCTGGAGCGGCGTCGTCAACAGCCTGAAATACCTGCTGGTGGTGCCGGTGCTGCAACTGCTGTCCATCGGGCTGGCGCTGCTGGTCAATCGCCCGCTGCCGGGCATCGGCTTTTTCCGCACCGCGTATTACGTGCCGGTGGTCACGAGCTTCGCGGTGGTCGGCCTGATCTGGACGTGGATGTACCAGCAGGACGGCCCGGTCACGTTTCTGCTGCAACACCTGGGCCTGATGAAAGACCCGCACAGCCTGCTGAACGACCCCGGCAGCGCCCTGTACGCGGTCATGTTCGTGACGCTCTGGAAGGGCATCGGCTATTACATGGTGCTGTACCTCGCGGGGCTTCAGGGCATTCCGAAAGACCACGAGGAAGCCGCCATGATCGACGGGGCTTCCCGCTGGCAGGTGTTCTGGCACATCACGCTTCCGGCGCTGCGGCCCACGGTGCTGGTGTGCAGCCTCCTGAGCACCATCAGCGCCATCAAGGTCTTCGAGGAAATCTATGTCATGACGCAGGGAGGCCCGGTGGGAAGCACATACACAGCGCTGTTTTTCACGTATTCGCGGGCCTTTCAGGACTTCCGGTACGGCTACGCGGCGGCGGCAGGACTGGTCATCGCGGTCATCAGCCTGATCTTCGGGGCGGTCAACTTCCGCCTGACACGCGGCGGGAGAAGCGACGCATGA
- a CDS encoding DUF2231 domain-containing protein yields MDNAINDRLEDALSQHDALEDLADQLQPLLRTALERLPAPLLSAMHGEMIGHPLHPILIHLPLGGWLIAGILDFVPLPGAEDTAHAADLALLLGTVGAGAAVGTGWADWSNTRGEARRTGLIHGLLNETAFILNGASLVCRARGKRRLGKFLSGSGLLLAAAGGFLGGQLVYRHGLGVGQTLARRQG; encoded by the coding sequence ATGGACAACGCCATCAACGACCGCCTGGAAGACGCTCTCAGTCAGCACGACGCGCTGGAAGACCTTGCCGACCAGCTTCAGCCGCTGCTGAGAACCGCGCTGGAACGCCTGCCCGCGCCGCTGCTCAGTGCAATGCACGGCGAAATGATCGGCCACCCGCTGCATCCGATTTTGATTCATCTGCCGCTGGGCGGCTGGCTGATCGCGGGCATCCTGGATTTCGTACCGTTGCCCGGGGCCGAGGACACGGCACACGCCGCCGACCTCGCGCTGCTGCTGGGCACGGTGGGCGCGGGCGCGGCAGTGGGAACCGGCTGGGCCGATTGGTCGAATACCCGTGGCGAAGCCCGCCGGACAGGTCTGATTCACGGACTGCTCAACGAAACCGCCTTCATCCTGAACGGCGCGTCGCTGGTGTGCCGCGCACGGGGTAAACGCCGACTGGGAAAATTCCTGTCGGGAAGTGGGCTGCTGCTCGCTGCGGCGGGCGGATTTCTGGGCGGCCAACTGGTCTACCGGCATGGGCTGGGCGTCGGGCAGACGCTGGCGAGGCGGCAGGGCTAG
- a CDS encoding AAA family ATPase, whose protein sequence is MAQIHNAAAARLLQTWEEVRRGGPELLVLEGQAGLGKSFLVSELRQRVQRGADSTVILSAGNVVAGVLRGLPELMTRRDAAFVEAARPYLPAHPWPVLVAGRATQEPPEVVIARAVSECTTHAAPLLLLIEDLHDHSTHSQAFLRALWTRCLLDERPALLLLTSRPLAEHPAAHSLTEELQRSSQLIRGRSGLHETLRPVDEAGVQVVLEAQLGSGAPEQLTRWLHDHTGGHPLRCAELLHLLRDQGALRMQGHGWQFSPPPSASLPSSLSAVILTRLRAVQAASGPWRLLSALAVLDGNAEERPWRQVARVGPEVFAAAQSWLLHRDLIRLVPGAGATRFQCGHPLYAPLLRAELDWNELTTLHARAAEADLDILERARHARSAELSSAWQRTREALHAAMQRGAHPDVIREARELLDWKYEYGGGPLESAEAAEVRLALVQSLRLTGALEDVLTETQPELEADGQPSSALLAARAQALMELGRLTQATELARSALAAAQPGTLEHLLLEEVLYRALVNSGQLDAAQQGLEAALNHDTPPGGARRMQLLELLAHLAHRRGDYHLSLKLGREAVAEGEAERLDESMEPQHAELCWRARNYAGSSAIHMSLWDEAERHLHAAHALVTRHAMTARLMVVEGNFAYVHLMRGEYTEAEAGSWVQYRRAEASGNIRVQAALLWNIGICRLWRGDAVQALDCMQRSLAQWPSVGSANPTDFAEALAFQGRLDEAREMLTQPNHDHYPEHPNSAARVYLLLRQPHAALDAVRSISERDGHGLYARTCLVQAQAHLQLAQQAEAEALLNAAAHHAALASHRSVSAEVQLTRAVWEWRSGQFQTARQRWQQAASDLLPRGDGHAQFVQTLFVQEAAALQERDHAPPGLTASSRARLRLFGSLQIERPGREAGDAERPWRARKVKELLALLICAYYSEGAGAVPREHLMLALWPDADSDSAELSFRKTVARVRETLGGAALLTRDAHGRYRLEHVQSDLDDFLRALERQLDAVAVSLYRAPFLNDLDLSAVLPLRDALHADWRRTLLRFAANESQAARPHLLRLLAHDPLDLEATLALLESFRQANDQEAHAACLKRARTVYHATTGEIPAELLADTGMNREQRPPAKP, encoded by the coding sequence TTGGCGCAGATTCACAATGCGGCGGCGGCTCGCCTGCTCCAGACCTGGGAGGAGGTGCGGCGCGGTGGGCCTGAACTGCTGGTGCTGGAGGGACAGGCCGGGCTGGGAAAGTCGTTTCTGGTCAGCGAGCTGCGGCAACGGGTGCAGCGCGGAGCAGACAGCACCGTCATCCTGAGTGCCGGAAACGTGGTTGCGGGCGTGCTGCGCGGGCTGCCAGAGCTGATGACCCGGCGTGACGCGGCCTTCGTGGAGGCGGCCCGCCCGTATCTGCCCGCTCATCCGTGGCCCGTGCTGGTGGCTGGCCGGGCCACTCAGGAGCCGCCCGAGGTGGTGATCGCCCGCGCCGTCAGCGAGTGCACCACCCACGCCGCGCCTCTGCTGCTGCTGATAGAAGACCTGCACGATCACAGCACCCACAGTCAGGCGTTTCTGCGGGCGCTGTGGACGCGTTGCCTGCTCGACGAACGCCCCGCGCTGCTGCTGCTCACCTCGCGCCCCCTGGCCGAACACCCGGCGGCCCACAGCCTGACCGAAGAATTGCAGCGCAGTTCTCAGCTCATCCGGGGAAGGTCGGGGCTGCACGAAACGCTGCGTCCGGTGGACGAGGCAGGCGTGCAGGTGGTGCTGGAAGCGCAGCTGGGCAGCGGTGCCCCAGAGCAGCTGACGCGCTGGCTGCACGACCACACCGGGGGCCATCCGCTGCGCTGCGCCGAGCTGCTGCACCTGCTGCGCGACCAGGGCGCACTGAGAATGCAGGGGCACGGCTGGCAGTTCAGCCCGCCACCAAGCGCGTCGCTGCCATCCTCGCTGTCGGCGGTGATCCTGACGCGGCTGCGGGCGGTGCAGGCGGCGTCCGGCCCCTGGCGGCTGCTGAGTGCGCTGGCTGTGCTGGACGGAAACGCCGAGGAGCGCCCGTGGCGGCAGGTGGCGCGGGTCGGGCCGGAGGTGTTCGCAGCGGCCCAGAGCTGGCTGCTGCACCGTGACCTGATCCGGCTGGTGCCCGGTGCCGGGGCGACCCGCTTTCAGTGCGGACACCCGCTGTACGCGCCGCTGCTGCGGGCCGAACTCGACTGGAACGAACTGACGACGCTGCATGCCCGCGCTGCCGAAGCCGATCTGGACATCCTCGAACGCGCCCGGCACGCCCGCAGCGCCGAACTTTCCAGCGCGTGGCAGCGCACCCGTGAAGCGCTGCACGCGGCCATGCAGCGCGGCGCACATCCCGACGTGATCCGGGAAGCCCGCGAATTGCTCGACTGGAAGTACGAGTACGGCGGCGGCCCCCTGGAGAGCGCAGAGGCCGCCGAGGTGCGCCTGGCGCTGGTGCAGTCGCTCCGGCTGACGGGAGCGCTGGAAGACGTACTGACCGAGACACAGCCGGAACTGGAAGCGGACGGTCAGCCGTCTTCGGCGCTGCTGGCGGCCCGCGCACAGGCCCTGATGGAACTGGGGCGGCTGACGCAGGCCACCGAGCTTGCCCGCAGCGCCCTGGCAGCGGCGCAGCCCGGCACGCTGGAACACCTGCTGCTGGAAGAGGTGCTGTACCGGGCGCTGGTCAATTCCGGGCAGCTCGACGCCGCTCAGCAGGGCCTGGAAGCCGCGCTGAACCACGACACTCCGCCAGGGGGTGCCCGCCGCATGCAGCTGCTGGAACTGCTGGCACACCTCGCTCACCGCCGGGGCGACTACCACCTGAGCCTGAAGCTGGGCCGCGAGGCGGTGGCAGAGGGCGAGGCCGAGCGGCTGGACGAGAGCATGGAACCCCAACACGCCGAACTGTGCTGGCGGGCACGCAACTACGCGGGCAGCTCGGCCATTCACATGTCGCTGTGGGACGAAGCCGAACGCCACCTGCACGCCGCCCACGCGCTGGTCACACGCCACGCCATGACCGCCCGCCTGATGGTCGTGGAGGGCAATTTTGCCTACGTCCACCTGATGCGCGGCGAGTACACCGAGGCCGAGGCCGGAAGCTGGGTGCAGTACCGCCGCGCCGAGGCCAGCGGCAACATCCGGGTGCAGGCGGCGCTGCTGTGGAATATCGGCATCTGCCGTCTGTGGCGCGGCGACGCGGTGCAGGCGCTCGACTGCATGCAGCGCTCGCTGGCGCAGTGGCCCAGCGTCGGATCGGCCAACCCCACCGACTTCGCGGAGGCGCTGGCCTTTCAGGGGCGGCTGGACGAGGCCCGCGAGATGCTGACCCAGCCGAACCACGACCATTACCCGGAACACCCGAACTCGGCGGCCAGAGTCTATCTGCTGCTGAGGCAGCCCCACGCAGCACTGGACGCGGTTCGCAGCATTTCCGAGCGCGACGGACACGGCCTGTACGCCCGCACGTGTCTGGTGCAGGCGCAGGCTCACCTTCAACTGGCGCAGCAGGCCGAAGCCGAGGCGCTGCTGAACGCGGCAGCGCACCACGCGGCACTTGCCAGCCACCGAAGCGTCAGCGCCGAAGTGCAGCTGACGCGGGCGGTGTGGGAATGGCGCTCAGGGCAGTTCCAGACCGCCCGGCAGCGCTGGCAGCAGGCGGCGAGCGACCTGCTGCCCAGGGGTGACGGGCACGCGCAGTTCGTGCAGACGCTGTTTGTGCAGGAGGCCGCCGCCCTTCAGGAGCGTGACCATGCACCGCCCGGCCTGACCGCGAGTTCACGCGCCCGGCTGCGGCTGTTCGGCAGCCTTCAGATCGAGCGCCCCGGCAGAGAAGCCGGCGACGCAGAGCGGCCCTGGCGTGCGCGGAAGGTCAAAGAACTGCTGGCGCTGCTGATCTGCGCGTATTACTCGGAAGGGGCCGGGGCGGTGCCGCGTGAACACCTGATGCTGGCACTGTGGCCCGATGCCGACAGCGACAGCGCCGAACTCAGTTTTCGCAAGACGGTGGCGCGGGTGCGCGAGACGCTCGGCGGCGCGGCCCTGCTGACCCGCGACGCCCACGGACGCTACCGGCTGGAACACGTGCAGTCCGATCTGGACGACTTCCTGAGGGCGCTGGAACGGCAGCTCGACGCGGTGGCGGTCTCGCTGTACCGAGCGCCCTTCCTGAACGACCTCGATCTGAGCGCCGTGCTGCCGCTGCGTGACGCCCTGCACGCCGACTGGCGGCGCACGCTGCTGCGTTTTGCGGCCAACGAGTCGCAGGCGGCCCGGCCACATCTGCTGCGGCTGCTGGCGCACGATCCGCTCGATCTGGAAGCCACGCTGGCACTGCTGGAATCGTTCAGGCAGGCGAACGACCAGGAAGCGCACGCCGCCTGCCTGAAACGCGCCCGCACCGTGTACCACGCCACCACAGGGGAAATTCCGGCAGAACTGCTGGCAGACACGGGCATGAACCGGGAACAGCGCCCACCGGCCAAGCCCTAG
- a CDS encoding glycoside hydrolase family 20 zincin-like fold domain-containing protein, with product MRRPVLILLAALLLALPGLPVLAQTQPIQTTPAQTQPSAAARPVPDAQVHAPPTAVTPVPLHASYPAGLLPLAGLGLELRGDAPELGWAARDLRQEWQTRLGLTLGTGGTRRIVIGTRADPVLAAKAQSAGLLSDKPESYALIVDASGATIVGADAAGAYHGAQTLAQLLTAGGLRFARIQDAPAVARRVAMIYLDSSSGVNDALIPLLARLKYNAVLVMSDYVQWDTARAGGYANPQGATKAEAARVADLARTHGLEVIPLIETLSHVNWMFQNGKNLDLVQDPQGQANYAYDTLNPATYDRVILPILREAVEVFHPKVLHIGHDEVRNRDRFPARPNGVAAGFETLYVDDTVRLHDALKSMGVQTMIWHDVAFSDALIGTLPARLPKDIQVAYWNYLPAASYPALTAFKGQGFPLLGAAWADPGNPEAMGQSAAAAGAGYIQTRWTGYFGNPSVWDGAAAQGVAYVRGAQAAWNPATPLPVPAEVTYRDGYQPAPYTAQTGALIDLSPFVTRALKDTDGKGWIGKGAGTDLSALPTGDVRLGDTRFLVSGAVMLRGTRANVQNLPDRVTVPLNRRVRALSFLHTTPWPTPADRDQVGSYVITYDDGSTVVQPLQYSRHLRAWSDTTANSMIPAPAWRGRTADGLDVNLSTLTWVNPSPTKLLRSVTFISDGTAAALAVLGLTTLEGGVAP from the coding sequence ATGCGCCGACCCGTCCTGATTCTTCTCGCTGCCCTGCTGCTTGCCCTGCCCGGCCTTCCTGTTCTGGCCCAGACACAGCCAATCCAGACGACGCCCGCCCAGACACAGCCCAGTGCCGCTGCCCGGCCCGTTCCCGACGCCCAGGTTCACGCGCCGCCCACCGCCGTCACGCCAGTGCCGCTGCACGCCAGCTATCCGGCGGGTCTGCTGCCGCTGGCTGGACTGGGGCTGGAGCTTCGCGGCGACGCCCCCGAACTCGGCTGGGCGGCCCGTGATCTGCGGCAGGAATGGCAGACGCGGCTGGGCCTGACCCTGGGAACGGGCGGCACACGCCGAATCGTGATCGGGACGCGGGCCGACCCGGTGCTGGCGGCAAAGGCGCAGAGCGCGGGCCTGCTGAGCGACAAACCGGAGAGTTACGCGCTGATCGTGGACGCGTCGGGCGCGACCATCGTCGGCGCAGACGCGGCGGGCGCGTATCACGGAGCGCAGACGCTGGCGCAGCTTCTGACGGCGGGGGGGCTGCGCTTCGCCCGAATTCAGGACGCGCCCGCCGTGGCCCGCCGCGTCGCCATGATCTATCTGGACAGCAGCAGCGGCGTGAACGACGCCCTGATTCCGCTGCTGGCCCGCCTGAAATACAACGCGGTGCTGGTGATGAGCGACTACGTGCAGTGGGACACCGCCAGAGCGGGCGGCTACGCCAATCCGCAGGGGGCGACCAAGGCCGAGGCGGCGCGGGTGGCCGACCTGGCCCGCACGCACGGCCTGGAAGTCATTCCGCTGATCGAAACGCTCTCGCACGTGAACTGGATGTTCCAGAACGGCAAGAACCTCGATCTGGTGCAGGACCCGCAGGGGCAGGCGAACTACGCCTACGACACGCTGAACCCGGCGACCTACGACCGGGTGATTCTGCCGATTCTGCGCGAGGCCGTCGAGGTTTTTCATCCGAAGGTGCTGCACATCGGACACGACGAGGTGAGAAACCGCGACCGCTTTCCGGCCCGGCCAAACGGCGTGGCGGCGGGCTTCGAGACGCTGTACGTCGATGATACCGTGAGGCTGCACGACGCCCTGAAGAGCATGGGCGTGCAGACGATGATCTGGCATGACGTGGCCTTCAGCGACGCCCTGATCGGCACGCTGCCCGCCCGCCTGCCCAAAGATATCCAGGTCGCGTACTGGAACTATCTGCCCGCTGCCAGCTATCCGGCGCTCACCGCCTTCAAGGGGCAGGGATTTCCGCTGCTGGGCGCGGCGTGGGCCGACCCCGGCAATCCCGAGGCGATGGGCCAGAGCGCGGCGGCGGCGGGTGCAGGGTATATCCAGACGCGCTGGACCGGGTATTTTGGCAATCCCAGCGTGTGGGACGGAGCGGCAGCTCAGGGCGTGGCGTATGTGCGCGGCGCTCAGGCAGCCTGGAATCCGGCAACGCCGCTGCCCGTGCCCGCCGAGGTCACGTACCGCGACGGCTACCAGCCCGCCCCCTACACCGCTCAGACGGGCGCACTGATCGACCTGTCGCCCTTCGTGACGAGGGCGCTGAAGGACACGGACGGCAAGGGCTGGATCGGCAAGGGGGCAGGCACCGATCTTTCGGCGCTGCCCACCGGCGACGTTCGCCTGGGCGACACCCGCTTTCTGGTCAGCGGCGCGGTGATGCTGCGCGGCACACGCGCCAACGTCCAGAATCTGCCAGACCGCGTGACGGTGCCGCTGAACCGCCGCGTCCGGGCGCTGAGTTTTCTGCATACGACGCCCTGGCCCACGCCCGCCGACCGCGATCAGGTCGGCAGCTACGTCATCACCTACGACGACGGGAGCACGGTTGTTCAGCCGCTTCAGTACAGCCGCCATCTGCGGGCCTGGAGCGACACCACCGCCAACAGCATGATTCCCGCCCCGGCCTGGAGAGGCCGCACCGCCGACGGGCTGGACGTGAATCTCAGCACCCTGACCTGGGTCAACCCCTCCCCCACCAAACTGCTCCGCAGCGTGACGTTCATCAGTGACGGCACGGCGGCGGCGCTCGCGGTGCTGGGCCTTACCACCCTCGAAGGAGGAGTCGCCCCGTGA